A stretch of the Streptomyces ortus genome encodes the following:
- a CDS encoding GNAT family N-acetyltransferase: MPDVPGSEVELREVHDSDLPVFFRQTNDPESARMAAFTHKDPTDRDAFEAHWKRVRASSAVTRTVLVDGDVVGNAAVYGEPGEREVTYWIDRAYWGRGIATAALRALLVLVPERPLYGRAAADNAGSLRVLEKCGFVVTGRDRGFANARGAETDEVVLKLSE, from the coding sequence ATGCCTGACGTGCCTGGTTCCGAGGTCGAGCTCCGGGAGGTCCACGACAGTGATCTGCCGGTGTTCTTCCGGCAGACGAACGATCCCGAGTCCGCGCGGATGGCCGCGTTCACGCACAAGGACCCGACCGACCGGGACGCCTTCGAGGCCCACTGGAAGCGGGTGCGGGCGTCGTCCGCCGTGACCCGTACGGTCCTCGTCGACGGGGACGTCGTCGGGAACGCGGCGGTGTACGGGGAACCGGGCGAGCGCGAGGTGACGTACTGGATCGATCGCGCCTACTGGGGTCGGGGAATCGCCACGGCAGCGCTGCGGGCCCTGCTGGTCCTGGTGCCCGAGCGGCCCCTGTACGGGCGGGCCGCCGCGGACAACGCGGGGTCTCTGCGGGTGCTGGAGAAGTGCGGGTTCGTCGTGACCGGACGGGACCGGGGGTTCGCCAACGCGCGGGGCGCCGAGACCGACGAGGTGGTCCTCAAGCTCTCGGAGTAG
- a CDS encoding peptidoglycan D,D-transpeptidase FtsI family protein → MNKTIRHASVFTLLLVFALLVRATWVQFYDGQALAEDKDNRRNAIEQYAYPLGNIVVGGDEVTGSARTTGGDLKYKRTYTDGRLYAAVTGYSSQVFGATQLEGVYQQLLDGTDNRLKNPLDTVTGKRSDPGDVITTIDPDVQKAAYKALGDKKGAAVAIDPRNGRILGVVSTPSYDPSVLSGGDSEAWKKLTKDSEKPMTNRALRQPLPPGSTFKLVVAAAALEDDLYSSVDERTDSENPYTLPGTTTVLANESKSAPCENASIRVALQYSCNNVFAKMAVDLGQDKVRAMAEKFGFNDTSQDVPVRAYTSVYPSDMDKSSTALTGIGQFDVTATPLQMAMVSAAIANGGKLVSPHMVSQISDANGDVLENYDDEARSEEIVSSSTAEQLQSAMRTVVEEGTGTNARISGATVGGKTGTAQHGENNSKTPYAWFTSYAKSDSSDKEVAVAVVVEQSDAARSEVSGNGLAAPVAEAVMRAALRD, encoded by the coding sequence ATGAACAAAACGATCAGGCACGCCTCCGTCTTCACTCTGCTGCTCGTGTTCGCTCTGCTGGTCAGAGCGACCTGGGTGCAGTTCTACGACGGCCAGGCGCTCGCAGAGGACAAGGACAACCGCCGGAACGCGATCGAGCAGTACGCGTATCCGCTCGGGAACATCGTCGTGGGCGGCGACGAGGTCACCGGTTCCGCGCGGACGACGGGCGGCGACCTCAAGTACAAGCGCACGTACACCGACGGCCGTCTCTACGCGGCCGTCACCGGGTACAGCTCGCAGGTCTTCGGGGCCACGCAGCTGGAGGGCGTCTACCAGCAGCTGCTCGACGGCACGGACAACCGGCTGAAGAACCCCCTCGACACGGTCACCGGCAAGCGGTCCGACCCGGGCGATGTGATCACCACCATCGACCCGGACGTGCAGAAGGCCGCCTACAAGGCGCTCGGTGACAAGAAGGGCGCGGCCGTGGCGATCGACCCGCGGAACGGCAGGATCCTCGGTGTCGTGTCCACCCCGTCCTACGACCCCTCGGTGCTCAGCGGGGGTGACTCGGAAGCCTGGAAAAAGCTGACCAAGGACTCCGAGAAGCCCATGACGAACCGGGCGCTGCGCCAGCCGCTGCCGCCGGGCTCGACGTTCAAGCTGGTCGTCGCCGCCGCCGCGCTGGAGGACGACCTGTACTCCTCGGTGGACGAGCGGACGGACAGCGAGAATCCGTACACGCTGCCCGGCACCACGACGGTCCTGGCGAACGAGAGCAAGTCGGCGCCCTGCGAGAACGCGTCGATCCGGGTCGCGCTCCAGTACTCGTGCAACAACGTCTTCGCGAAGATGGCCGTCGACCTCGGGCAGGACAAGGTCAGGGCGATGGCCGAGAAGTTCGGCTTCAACGACACGTCGCAGGACGTGCCCGTGCGCGCCTACACAAGCGTGTACCCCTCGGACATGGACAAGTCGTCCACCGCGCTGACGGGCATCGGGCAGTTCGACGTGACCGCGACGCCGCTGCAGATGGCCATGGTCTCGGCCGCCATCGCCAACGGCGGGAAGCTGGTCTCGCCGCACATGGTGTCGCAGATCAGCGACGCGAACGGCGATGTGCTGGAGAACTACGACGACGAGGCCCGGAGCGAGGAGATCGTCAGCTCGTCCACGGCCGAGCAGTTGCAGTCGGCGATGCGGACGGTCGTCGAGGAGGGTACGGGGACGAACGCGCGGATCTCCGGGGCGACGGTCGGGGGCAAGACCGGTACGGCTCAGCACGGCGAGAACAACAGCAAGACGCCGTACGCCTGGTTCACGTCGTATGCGAAGTCCGACTCCTCCGACAAGGAGGTCGCTGTCGCCGTGGTGGTGGAGCAGTCGGATGCGGCGCGGTCGGAGGTGAGCGGGAACGGGTTGGCCGCGCCTGTCGCGGAGGCCGTGATGCGGGCGGCCCTCCGCGACTGA
- a CDS encoding NCS2 family permease — MSETQQVDDRPGAGPPPANSVDRFFKISARGSTVGREVRGGFATFFTMAYILVLNPIILGSAKDKFGDQLDSVQLVTATALVAAVMTIVMGVGGNLPLALAAGLGLNAVVAFQIAPLMSWDDAMGLIVLEGLLICVLVVTGLREAVMYAIPQPLKQAISVGIGLFIAFIGFVDAGFVSRIPDAANTTVPVQLGATGALTGWPILVFCLGVLLTIGLLARKVKGAILISIVTMTLVAIVVNEIADVKSWGLTTPQVPDDVVASPDFGLLGDFSLFGAFGEVSVITVVLLVFTLILSDFFDTMGTVVGISAEAGLLDEEGKVPNLGRVLLIDGAAAVAGGASSASSATSYIESAAGVGEGARTGFANLVTGGLFACALFLTPLLTIVPMQAAAPALVAVGFLMMTQVKHIDWDKYEIAIPAFLTIAVMPFTYSITNGIGAGFVSYVLIKTVLGKAKEVHWLLWGTSALFLIYFAIDPIEQLLNAK, encoded by the coding sequence ATGTCCGAAACGCAGCAGGTGGACGACCGGCCCGGCGCCGGACCGCCCCCGGCCAACAGCGTCGACCGGTTCTTCAAGATCTCCGCCCGGGGCTCCACCGTCGGCCGGGAAGTGCGCGGCGGCTTCGCCACGTTCTTCACGATGGCCTACATCCTTGTCCTGAATCCCATCATCCTCGGCAGCGCGAAGGACAAGTTCGGCGATCAGCTCGACAGCGTCCAACTGGTCACCGCCACCGCCCTGGTGGCCGCGGTGATGACGATCGTCATGGGGGTCGGCGGCAACCTGCCGCTCGCGCTCGCCGCCGGCCTCGGCCTCAACGCCGTCGTCGCCTTCCAGATCGCCCCGCTGATGAGCTGGGACGACGCGATGGGCCTCATCGTCCTGGAAGGCCTGCTGATCTGCGTCCTGGTGGTGACGGGACTGCGCGAGGCCGTCATGTACGCGATACCGCAGCCGCTCAAGCAGGCGATCAGTGTCGGCATCGGGCTGTTCATCGCGTTCATCGGCTTCGTCGACGCCGGGTTCGTCAGCCGTATACCGGACGCGGCCAACACCACCGTGCCGGTGCAGCTGGGGGCCACGGGCGCGCTGACCGGCTGGCCGATCCTGGTGTTCTGCCTCGGGGTGCTGCTGACGATCGGGCTGCTCGCGCGGAAGGTCAAGGGCGCGATCCTGATCAGCATCGTGACCATGACGCTCGTCGCGATCGTCGTCAACGAGATCGCGGACGTCAAGAGCTGGGGCCTCACCACGCCCCAGGTGCCCGACGACGTGGTGGCCTCGCCCGACTTCGGACTGCTCGGCGACTTCAGCCTGTTCGGGGCGTTCGGCGAGGTCAGTGTGATCACCGTCGTGCTGCTGGTGTTCACGCTGATCCTGTCGGACTTCTTCGACACCATGGGCACGGTCGTCGGCATCAGCGCCGAGGCGGGGCTGCTGGACGAGGAGGGCAAGGTGCCGAACCTGGGCCGGGTTCTGCTCATCGACGGCGCCGCCGCGGTTGCGGGCGGCGCGTCGTCCGCGTCCTCCGCCACGTCGTACATCGAGTCGGCGGCGGGGGTCGGCGAGGGGGCCCGTACGGGGTTCGCGAACCTCGTCACGGGCGGACTGTTCGCCTGCGCGCTCTTCCTGACCCCGCTGCTGACCATCGTGCCGATGCAGGCGGCGGCGCCGGCGCTGGTGGCGGTCGGGTTCCTGATGATGACGCAGGTCAAGCACATCGACTGGGACAAGTACGAGATCGCCATCCCCGCGTTCCTGACGATCGCGGTGATGCCGTTCACGTACTCGATCACGAACGGGATCGGGGCGGGGTTCGTGTCCTACGTCCTCATCAAGACGGTGCTGGGGAAGGCGAAGGAGGTGCACTGGCTGCTGTGGGGGACGTCGGCGCTGTTCCTGATCTATTTCGCGATAGACCCGATCGAACAACTCCTGAACGCAAAGTAA
- a CDS encoding SigE family RNA polymerase sigma factor, whose protein sequence is MGTVVDDAASVEFHDFFERHYSELARLAQLLTGESDAADDLAADALLALWHRWDRVRAADHPVAYARGVVANLARGRIRSAVRERRRITLVWSQREDRSENPDVPGMVDVQEALRRLPFRKRACVVLRHSFDLSEKDTALTLGVSVGTVKSQTSKGMAELQRLLGPREAPRADDKWFGPGRNLLRLHGI, encoded by the coding sequence GTGGGCACTGTCGTCGACGACGCCGCCTCCGTGGAGTTCCATGACTTCTTCGAGCGGCACTACTCCGAACTGGCCCGGCTGGCCCAGCTGTTGACCGGTGAGTCCGACGCCGCCGACGACCTCGCGGCGGACGCGCTGCTCGCGCTGTGGCACCGCTGGGACCGTGTGCGCGCCGCGGACCACCCGGTGGCGTACGCGCGCGGTGTGGTCGCCAACCTGGCGCGTGGCCGGATCCGCAGCGCGGTGCGCGAACGAAGACGGATCACCCTGGTCTGGTCGCAGCGCGAGGACAGGAGCGAGAACCCCGACGTGCCCGGCATGGTGGACGTCCAGGAGGCGCTGCGCAGACTGCCGTTCCGCAAGCGGGCGTGTGTGGTCCTGCGCCACTCCTTCGACCTGTCGGAGAAGGACACCGCGCTCACCCTCGGCGTCTCGGTGGGGACGGTGAAGAGCCAGACGTCGAAGGGGATGGCGGAACTGCAGCGGCTGCTGGGGCCGCGGGAGGCCCCACGAGCCGATGACAAATGGTTCGGGCCCGGACGGAACCTCTTGCGGCTGCACGGCATCTGA
- a CDS encoding dienelactone hydrolase family protein, whose protein sequence is MNSGSGGEPSSPGPPSLDRRSFVAGAGAAALLGAAGAGASAAPAHAAQATAPAARVTGIVEGNLPDFHPLLKDELRFPLAWGTSPVRDFRAWRRAARSKVEEHLFVERDHTPYEQEFGGRVEADGYTRESVTLSLTRYERVRGSLLTPHGTGPFPAVLLLHDHGAKFDIGKEKLVRPWDDDTRLASAQGWADRCFGGRFVGDELARRGYVVLALDALGWGDRGPVTYEQQQALASNLFHLGSSLAGLMAREDVRAAGFLAGLDRVDRRRVAAVGFSMGAFRAWQTAALSDDIAAAASVCWMTGLKEVMVPGNNILRGQSSYCMLHPGLARHLDFPDVASIAAPKPSLFFHGAQDTLFPAEGVRVAHEKLRAVWRARRAGEHLHTKVWPELGHVFSVPQQDEVFAWLDAVL, encoded by the coding sequence ATGAACAGCGGTAGCGGTGGTGAGCCGTCGTCCCCGGGACCGCCGTCCCTGGACCGGCGGTCGTTCGTCGCGGGTGCCGGGGCGGCGGCACTGCTCGGCGCGGCGGGCGCCGGAGCGTCCGCGGCCCCCGCGCACGCGGCACAGGCCACCGCCCCGGCCGCGCGGGTGACGGGCATCGTCGAGGGGAACCTTCCCGACTTCCACCCCCTCCTCAAGGACGAACTGCGTTTCCCGCTCGCCTGGGGCACCTCCCCGGTCCGGGACTTCCGGGCGTGGCGGCGGGCGGCCCGGTCGAAGGTCGAGGAGCACCTGTTCGTCGAGCGGGACCACACCCCGTACGAGCAGGAGTTCGGCGGGCGCGTCGAAGCCGACGGGTACACCCGCGAGTCGGTGACCCTCTCGCTCACCCGGTACGAGCGGGTCCGCGGCTCCCTCCTCACCCCGCACGGCACCGGCCCCTTCCCCGCCGTCCTCCTGCTCCACGACCACGGCGCCAAGTTCGACATCGGGAAGGAGAAACTGGTCCGGCCCTGGGACGACGACACACGGCTGGCGTCGGCGCAGGGCTGGGCGGACCGCTGTTTCGGCGGCCGGTTCGTCGGTGACGAGCTGGCCCGGCGCGGTTACGTGGTCCTCGCCCTGGACGCGCTCGGCTGGGGCGACCGCGGACCAGTCACGTACGAGCAGCAACAGGCCCTGGCGAGCAACCTCTTCCATCTGGGGTCCTCGCTCGCCGGACTCATGGCCCGCGAGGACGTGCGCGCCGCCGGTTTCCTGGCCGGTCTCGACCGGGTGGACCGGCGCCGGGTCGCGGCCGTCGGATTCTCCATGGGCGCCTTCCGCGCCTGGCAGACGGCCGCCCTCAGCGACGACATCGCGGCGGCGGCCAGCGTGTGCTGGATGACCGGGCTGAAGGAGGTCATGGTGCCGGGCAACAACATCCTGCGCGGCCAGTCCTCGTACTGCATGCTCCACCCCGGGCTCGCCCGGCACCTCGACTTCCCCGACGTGGCGAGCATCGCCGCGCCCAAGCCGTCGCTCTTCTTCCATGGCGCCCAGGACACCCTGTTCCCCGCGGAGGGCGTCCGGGTGGCCCACGAGAAGCTGCGCGCCGTCTGGCGCGCACGCCGTGCCGGGGAGCACCTGCACACCAAGGTCTGGCCCGAGCTGGGCCATGTGTTCAGCGTGCCGCAGCAGGACGAGGTCTTCGCCTGGCTCGACGCGGTCCTGTAA
- a CDS encoding pectinesterase family protein, giving the protein MTLPISANAKASPRASRRSFVVASVGAALALGTGGTAHARGRSPFGRYGSPSARLDERTLYVHPGGLGDHTTVQAAVNAANGSGHTLVIAPGTYRETVAVSTARTELTWLGASEDARDVVIVYDNANGTPKPDGSGTHGTTGSATTTVQADGFTARDITFANDWLRADHPEITGTQAVAIKVQGDRSAFLHCRFLGHQDTLYADSLALTAFARQYFAHCYVEGDVDFVFGRATAVFEHCHFRTLRRTDLAGAPYGFVFAPSTAVANPRGYLVTDSRVTSGAPDAYYKLARPWVPGSDPTARPMLTVRETRLGAGIDAVEPYTDMSATYPWQSQRFAEYRNSGPGAEITVPANRPQLTRAEAASHTRRTYLGDWRPYEQR; this is encoded by the coding sequence ATGACCCTGCCGATCAGTGCGAATGCGAAGGCGAGCCCGAGGGCGAGCAGACGGTCCTTCGTCGTCGCGAGCGTCGGGGCCGCCCTCGCGCTGGGGACCGGCGGGACCGCCCACGCGCGCGGGCGCTCCCCCTTCGGACGGTACGGTTCGCCGTCGGCCCGGCTCGACGAGCGAACCCTGTACGTCCACCCCGGCGGCCTCGGCGACCACACCACGGTCCAGGCCGCGGTGAACGCCGCGAACGGGAGCGGACACACGCTGGTCATCGCGCCGGGAACGTACCGCGAGACGGTCGCCGTCAGCACCGCCCGTACGGAGCTGACCTGGCTCGGGGCCTCCGAGGACGCGCGGGACGTCGTCATCGTCTACGACAACGCCAACGGCACCCCGAAACCGGACGGCTCCGGCACCCACGGCACGACCGGCTCGGCGACCACGACCGTGCAGGCCGACGGGTTCACCGCCCGCGACATCACCTTCGCCAACGACTGGCTGCGCGCCGACCATCCCGAGATCACCGGCACCCAGGCCGTCGCCATCAAGGTGCAGGGCGACCGCTCGGCGTTCCTCCACTGCCGTTTCCTCGGCCACCAGGACACGCTGTACGCCGACTCCCTCGCGCTCACCGCCTTCGCGCGGCAGTACTTCGCGCACTGCTACGTCGAGGGGGACGTGGACTTCGTGTTCGGGCGGGCCACCGCCGTGTTCGAGCACTGCCACTTCCGCACGCTGCGGCGCACGGACCTCGCCGGAGCCCCGTACGGCTTCGTCTTCGCGCCCTCGACCGCGGTCGCCAATCCGCGCGGATACCTGGTGACGGACAGCCGGGTGACGAGTGGGGCCCCGGACGCCTACTACAAGCTGGCCCGGCCCTGGGTGCCCGGATCCGACCCCACCGCGCGGCCCATGCTGACCGTGCGCGAGACCCGCCTCGGCGCCGGGATCGACGCCGTGGAGCCGTACACCGACATGTCGGCCACTTATCCGTGGCAGAGCCAGCGGTTCGCCGAGTACCGCAACAGCGGGCCGGGCGCCGAGATCACCGTCCCGGCCAACCGGCCCCAGCTCACGCGCGCCGAGGCCGCCTCGCACACCCGCAGGACGTATCTCGGTGACTGGAGGCCGTATGAACAGCGGTAG
- a CDS encoding pectate lyase family protein: MRTSMWHVHVIAGCTALALGAVATVAHAGEGERGRDLGREVLAVGDGWGAEGAGTTGGSAADGEHVYTVTTWDAFKAALKAGGDAPKIVKVKGVIDPVAEGCASFAAPGYDFDAYLEKYSPENWGLDTDLSGEPADSPEGLRAASAAAQDAAIKVNVPADTTIVGVGKGAGIRGGSLQIKGVDNVILRNLTIEAPLDCFPQWDPTDTATGAWNSEYDAVVVYGSTHVWVANNTLTDGRYPDSTLPTYFGRTYQQHDGLLDIVRGADHVTVSWNAVEDHDKTMLIGNSDSAGATDTGKLKVTLHHNRFEGVVERAPRVRFGQVDSYNNHFVVREGQSYGYTFGVGISSQLYASDNAFSLPAGVSAAKTLKKWSEAPLTAENNYVNGRRTDLIAVHNAEIPAETLRSGAGWTPTLRTRVDPPRAVPGIVDGRAGAGKVR, encoded by the coding sequence ATGCGTACTTCTATGTGGCATGTGCATGTCATTGCTGGATGTACCGCGCTTGCCCTTGGGGCGGTCGCGACCGTTGCCCATGCCGGGGAGGGGGAGCGTGGTCGGGATCTCGGGCGGGAGGTTCTTGCCGTGGGGGACGGGTGGGGGGCCGAGGGGGCCGGGACCACCGGCGGCTCGGCCGCCGACGGCGAGCACGTGTACACCGTCACCACCTGGGACGCGTTCAAGGCCGCGCTGAAGGCCGGCGGCGACGCGCCGAAGATCGTCAAGGTCAAGGGCGTCATCGACCCCGTCGCCGAGGGGTGTGCCTCCTTCGCGGCCCCCGGGTACGACTTCGACGCCTACCTGGAGAAGTACTCGCCCGAGAACTGGGGTCTGGACACCGACCTGTCCGGGGAGCCCGCCGACAGCCCCGAAGGACTGCGGGCCGCCTCCGCCGCCGCCCAGGACGCCGCCATCAAGGTGAACGTGCCCGCCGACACCACCATCGTCGGCGTCGGCAAGGGCGCCGGCATCAGAGGCGGCAGCCTGCAGATCAAGGGCGTCGACAACGTCATCCTGCGCAACCTCACCATCGAGGCCCCGCTGGACTGCTTCCCGCAGTGGGACCCGACCGACACGGCGACCGGCGCCTGGAACTCCGAGTACGACGCGGTCGTCGTGTACGGCTCCACCCATGTGTGGGTCGCCAACAACACGCTGACCGACGGCCGTTACCCGGACAGCACCCTGCCCACCTACTTCGGCCGGACCTACCAGCAGCACGACGGCCTGCTCGACATCGTGCGCGGCGCCGACCACGTGACCGTCTCCTGGAACGCGGTCGAGGACCACGACAAGACCATGCTCATCGGCAACAGCGACAGTGCCGGAGCGACCGACACCGGCAAGCTCAAGGTCACGCTCCACCACAACAGGTTCGAGGGCGTCGTCGAGCGGGCGCCGCGGGTCCGCTTCGGCCAGGTCGACTCGTACAACAACCACTTCGTGGTGCGCGAGGGGCAGTCGTACGGCTACACCTTCGGCGTCGGGATCTCCTCGCAGCTGTACGCCTCCGACAACGCGTTCTCGCTGCCCGCCGGTGTCAGCGCCGCCAAGACCCTGAAGAAGTGGAGCGAGGCGCCGCTCACCGCCGAGAACAACTACGTCAACGGCCGCAGGACCGATCTCATCGCCGTCCACAACGCGGAGATCCCCGCCGAGACCCTCCGGTCCGGCGCCGGCTGGACGCCCACCCTGCGGACCAGGGTCGACCCGCCGCGCGCGGTGCCCGGCATCGTCGACGGCCGCGCGGGCGCCGGAAAGGTCCGCTGA